One region of Bacteroidales bacterium genomic DNA includes:
- a CDS encoding sulfurtransferase TusA family protein, with translation MTTDELKNLQPARTVDARGTACPGPLLEAKKAIGTIKPGDIMEVLSADEGTKVDIPKWCTKQGHEYLGTIDESGYYRIFLRKK, from the coding sequence ATGACAACTGATGAATTAAAAAACCTCCAACCGGCAAGAACCGTTGATGCCCGTGGCACCGCATGTCCCGGCCCACTCCTTGAAGCAAAAAAAGCTATTGGCACCATTAAACCGGGCGACATCATGGAAGTCCTCTCGGCCGATGAAGGAACTAAAGTAGACATACCAAAATGGTGCACTAAACAGGGACACGAATACCTTGGCACCATTGATGAGAGCGGGTATTACCGTATTTTTCTGAGAAAAAAATAA
- a CDS encoding CoB--CoM heterodisulfide reductase iron-sulfur subunit A family protein: MKNKIGVYICHCGGNISDYVDVEKVRQAVEHDEGVALAKTTMFACSDANQKQMEQDIHEQGLDGVIVASCSPKLHLVTFRSVTQRAGLNKFEYVHANIREQDSWAHSDNKQGATEKAIHLVKAAIAKVRNAKALEPIKVDSSKSVAVIGAGVAGMKAALSLARMGTKVFLIEQDHFVGGRTAQWDELFTSGEKGPELVKALYDQIREHPSITLYTGARLWESSGSIGNFTLTIELAPAFIDENADNNEIKKAIEVCPVSVPDPFNFGLTSRKAIYFNHPGQFPEKVAIDKQACNCCGKCAEVCSAIHLKKEPQMIKLQAGAVVFANGFDPYTPKAGEYGIGIAGNVITLPAFKRLVSLSEKELIYNGKPVQKIAYIYCVGSRQPEGENKYCSRYCCTAAIHAASTAREKFPGILNFHFTRGVRTYGKQEIIYAEALRNGDVFLQSADDELPQVDTSNGKTIVRINDILTEQKTIELEPDLIVLVTSMVMRDHLHTETLFKIPRGRDNFLKEIHPKLRPVETVIDGITIAGTCQGPMNITESVNSALSAATKAFSYVRKGEIEIEPVIAEINKDQCTWCNKCAEACPFDAIRKVDAEGKSIAVINNSVCKGCGMCLPVCPTDAIELVTYSNKEIEDMIDMLAAD, encoded by the coding sequence ATGAAAAACAAAATAGGTGTTTATATCTGCCATTGCGGAGGCAATATATCCGATTATGTGGACGTGGAAAAAGTCCGACAGGCTGTTGAACACGATGAAGGCGTAGCTCTGGCGAAAACCACCATGTTTGCCTGTTCTGATGCCAATCAGAAACAAATGGAACAGGATATTCATGAACAAGGACTGGATGGAGTTATTGTAGCCTCCTGCTCTCCGAAACTTCATCTGGTTACATTCCGCTCCGTTACCCAACGGGCAGGCCTGAACAAATTTGAATATGTTCATGCCAATATACGGGAACAGGATTCATGGGCACATTCTGATAATAAGCAGGGAGCTACAGAAAAAGCTATTCATCTTGTAAAGGCGGCAATAGCCAAAGTACGCAATGCCAAAGCCCTTGAACCTATCAAGGTTGACTCCAGCAAAAGCGTTGCCGTCATTGGAGCAGGGGTGGCCGGCATGAAAGCTGCCCTTTCTCTGGCCAGGATGGGAACTAAGGTTTTCCTCATTGAACAGGATCATTTTGTTGGAGGGAGAACGGCTCAATGGGACGAGCTTTTCACTTCCGGCGAAAAAGGCCCCGAATTGGTTAAAGCACTGTATGATCAGATAAGAGAGCATCCCAGTATTACATTATATACAGGGGCCAGGCTGTGGGAATCATCCGGCAGCATCGGAAACTTCACATTAACCATTGAACTTGCTCCGGCATTCATTGATGAAAATGCTGATAACAATGAGATTAAAAAAGCAATAGAAGTATGCCCTGTTTCGGTTCCCGATCCCTTCAATTTCGGCCTGACGAGCAGAAAAGCCATCTATTTCAACCACCCGGGGCAATTTCCTGAAAAAGTTGCCATCGATAAACAGGCGTGCAATTGCTGCGGCAAATGCGCCGAAGTTTGTTCAGCAATTCATCTGAAGAAGGAACCTCAGATGATAAAACTCCAGGCAGGGGCTGTCGTCTTCGCCAATGGCTTTGATCCCTATACCCCTAAAGCCGGTGAATATGGAATCGGAATTGCAGGCAATGTCATTACCCTGCCAGCGTTTAAAAGACTTGTCAGCCTGTCGGAAAAGGAACTTATTTATAACGGAAAGCCCGTACAGAAAATAGCCTATATTTATTGTGTCGGAAGCCGCCAGCCCGAAGGAGAAAATAAATACTGCTCGCGGTATTGCTGCACGGCCGCTATTCATGCCGCCAGCACGGCCCGTGAGAAGTTCCCCGGAATTCTGAATTTTCACTTTACACGGGGTGTCAGAACATACGGCAAACAGGAAATTATATACGCAGAAGCTCTCCGCAATGGCGATGTTTTTCTTCAGTCAGCTGATGATGAACTTCCGCAGGTGGATACAAGCAACGGAAAAACCATTGTCAGAATAAATGATATCCTCACCGAACAAAAAACCATAGAACTTGAACCCGATCTGATAGTGCTTGTCACGTCAATGGTAATGCGGGATCATTTGCACACCGAGACCCTCTTCAAAATACCCAGGGGCAGAGACAACTTTCTGAAGGAAATTCATCCCAAGCTTCGTCCTGTTGAAACAGTAATTGACGGAATTACCATTGCCGGCACCTGCCAGGGACCTATGAATATTACCGAGTCAGTCAATTCTGCTCTTTCAGCGGCAACCAAAGCTTTTTCCTATGTCAGGAAGGGAGAAATTGAAATTGAACCCGTTATTGCCGAAATCAACAAGGACCAATGCACCTGGTGCAATAAATGTGCTGAGGCCTGTCCGTTTGATGCCATCAGAAAGGTGGACGCTGAGGGCAAATCAATTGCAGTTATCAATAATTCGGTTTGCAAAGGTTGCGGAATGTGCCTCCCGGTATGCCCCACTGATGCTATCGAACTCGTCACGTACTCCAACAAGGAAATTGAAGATATGATCGACATGCTTGCTGCAGATTAA
- a CDS encoding ArsR family transcriptional regulator, translating to MEPIKGQTYKYLREKHPVSDKAKEQLKQFTRIKKSILENLREKEMTIAELSEKLSMPREEVVYYLMTLMKYGLIQLGSIDDMDEYYTYKIKE from the coding sequence ATGGAGCCAATTAAAGGACAGACATATAAATATTTACGCGAAAAACATCCGGTATCCGACAAAGCAAAGGAGCAACTCAAACAATTTACCCGCATCAAAAAATCCATCCTTGAAAATCTCAGAGAGAAGGAAATGACCATTGCCGAGCTTTCGGAAAAACTTTCCATGCCCCGTGAAGAAGTTGTTTACTATCTGATGACCCTTATGAAATACGGACTTATTCAGTTGGGCAGTATTGATGATATGGATGAGTATTATACTTATAAGATTAAGGAATAA
- a CDS encoding CoB--CoM heterodisulfide reductase iron-sulfur subunit A family protein: MENNRREASYDALVVGGGIAGIETALNIANNGFKVLLVEKDLSIGGKMILLSKVFPTLDCAACITTPKVSEVSRHPGITIFTSAEVQSVEKSGDKVFTASIRKKPRYVIAEDCTGCQLCEQACPVITTDEYQMNLVGRKAAFIPFSIASPRVAAIDMENCTLCGACEKVCPTKCIDFTQTEEYLNVEVKTVIIATGFTLFDPLRIPRYGFGLYKNVITSMQMERQLAPTRPFHTILRPGDGKVPDKVAYVLCTGSRDATIGNPVCSQICCMYSVKQAQLLMGALPMADVTIYYIDIRAFGKGFNEFYQQAQGMGVNFVKGKVAKIVEKDNGNLLLRYEDILSGTVREAEHDLVVLSVGVLPNQEPLKYFPDASLQSDNFHFVRQMDPLASPSVTSIPGVFVAGTASGPMDIPDSILSAGSASAEAISYISEKK; encoded by the coding sequence ATGGAGAACAACCGGAGAGAGGCATCCTATGATGCACTGGTTGTCGGCGGGGGAATTGCAGGAATCGAAACAGCCCTGAATATTGCCAACAACGGATTTAAAGTATTACTGGTCGAAAAGGATCTTTCCATCGGCGGAAAAATGATCCTGCTCAGTAAAGTATTCCCCACACTCGACTGTGCGGCCTGCATTACCACGCCCAAAGTCTCGGAAGTTTCGAGGCATCCCGGAATAACCATTTTCACTTCGGCTGAAGTTCAATCGGTGGAAAAATCAGGAGACAAGGTTTTTACAGCCAGCATACGGAAAAAACCGCGGTATGTCATTGCCGAAGACTGTACGGGTTGCCAGCTGTGCGAACAGGCCTGCCCCGTTATTACTACCGATGAATATCAGATGAACCTGGTTGGCCGAAAAGCCGCATTCATTCCTTTCAGCATTGCCAGCCCGCGGGTTGCAGCCATCGATATGGAAAACTGTACCCTGTGCGGAGCATGCGAGAAAGTCTGCCCAACAAAATGCATCGATTTTACACAAACCGAAGAGTACCTGAACGTGGAGGTAAAAACGGTAATTATTGCCACCGGTTTTACTCTCTTCGATCCTCTTCGCATACCCCGTTATGGCTTTGGCCTTTATAAAAATGTCATCACCTCCATGCAGATGGAACGGCAACTTGCTCCCACAAGACCATTTCACACTATTCTCAGGCCGGGAGACGGCAAAGTACCCGATAAAGTGGCGTACGTTCTGTGCACGGGGAGCCGCGATGCGACCATCGGCAATCCGGTCTGTTCTCAGATCTGCTGCATGTATTCTGTTAAACAGGCTCAGCTCCTGATGGGTGCTTTACCTATGGCCGATGTCACCATTTATTACATCGACATCAGAGCCTTCGGTAAAGGATTCAACGAATTCTATCAACAGGCACAGGGAATGGGCGTAAATTTTGTCAAAGGAAAGGTGGCCAAAATCGTTGAAAAAGACAATGGAAATCTTTTACTGCGGTACGAAGACATTCTCAGCGGAACTGTGCGTGAAGCAGAGCATGATCTGGTTGTTCTCTCTGTCGGAGTTTTACCGAACCAGGAACCTCTGAAATATTTTCCCGATGCAAGCCTTCAGTCGGACAACTTTCATTTTGTCAGGCAGATGGATCCCCTGGCATCGCCCTCTGTCACCTCCATCCCCGGGGTATTTGTAGCAGGAACTGCATCGGGGCCAATGGACATACCTGATTCCATCCTCTCTGCAGGCTCAGCTTCTGCTGAAGCAATCAGTTACATAAGCGAGAAAAAATGA
- a CDS encoding hydrogenase iron-sulfur subunit, with product MPVASGKAKILVFSTEKISDPAIDMAGLLKLHYPSTVYTISVPCSSSIKPRWILHAYAKGFDGVFIAADGSDCPYDESCTEKTGNIVAATQELMKEQQIDPARLRMAAICSVCSEAFVRQIKSFSEYLSKTRQ from the coding sequence ATGCCAGTAGCCAGTGGAAAAGCCAAAATACTGGTTTTTTCAACAGAAAAAATATCCGATCCGGCCATCGATATGGCCGGATTGCTTAAGTTGCACTATCCGTCAACGGTTTATACCATCTCGGTACCGTGTTCCAGCAGCATTAAACCCCGCTGGATTCTGCACGCTTATGCAAAAGGATTTGACGGTGTATTTATTGCCGCCGACGGAAGTGACTGTCCCTATGATGAATCCTGTACTGAAAAGACTGGGAACATAGTTGCTGCAACGCAGGAATTGATGAAAGAGCAGCAGATTGATCCGGCGCGATTGCGGATGGCAGCTATCTGCTCCGTTTGCAGTGAAGCTTTTGTCAGACAAATAAAATCATTTAGCGAATATCTGAGTAAAACTAGACAATAA